One Candidatus Bathyarchaeota archaeon DNA segment encodes these proteins:
- a CDS encoding winged helix-turn-helix domain-containing protein produces MIIDQERRFSIYGTRGVGKTTAMQGILLETLLQSRDLKVLPISVTVKGAKAASSIKELEDAFYRSVILGVWNISQLKERENRIKENAQKYAPWIARKILEVSSIIFPPLILASDVCEKCLKWLINRLNKPNVEAIITSKDLDIRHVSEMLLSKLTKDEGIPIFAIDELDKMSSDMLLSDFFDGNQSWFQGKRGIITLTYTFGESMKEATTSSVRRLSTVETYPGVTRYEDVEKIIHSRAFIGISQIQKQEKTATETVQKILPPETIKALLNVSAPNTYLMLERTYEAIQAAIESKSEIVEPEHVFKEEKEIEIPTKLEYQILKELSKGRLTPKDIAERIDRPLPSIVRALKEMMNKNWVVRVGAGKRAYYSLTNRGETATRRHVHN; encoded by the coding sequence CAATGATAATTGATCAAGAACGCAGATTTTCTATTTATGGCACAAGAGGGGTTGGGAAAACAACAGCAATGCAGGGCATACTTTTGGAAACGCTTCTGCAATCTCGAGATTTGAAGGTTCTGCCTATTTCAGTCACAGTTAAAGGCGCCAAAGCAGCTTCTAGCATAAAAGAGTTGGAAGATGCATTTTATAGATCCGTAATATTAGGAGTCTGGAACATATCACAGCTTAAAGAAAGAGAGAATAGAATAAAAGAAAATGCGCAAAAATACGCTCCCTGGATAGCTCGCAAAATTCTAGAGGTATCGTCGATAATCTTTCCACCGCTCATATTAGCTTCCGACGTATGCGAGAAATGCCTAAAATGGCTTATTAACAGACTAAATAAACCTAACGTTGAAGCGATTATCACCTCGAAGGATTTAGATATTAGGCATGTATCTGAAATGCTTCTTTCAAAACTAACAAAGGATGAAGGCATTCCCATATTCGCTATAGATGAACTGGATAAAATGAGCTCTGACATGTTACTTTCCGACTTTTTTGACGGAAACCAATCATGGTTTCAAGGCAAAAGAGGAATAATAACACTAACATATACATTTGGAGAATCAATGAAAGAGGCTACAACATCCTCGGTTCGAAGGTTATCCACGGTAGAAACTTATCCAGGAGTTACTAGATATGAAGATGTAGAAAAAATAATACACTCTAGAGCTTTCATAGGAATATCACAAATTCAGAAACAAGAAAAAACTGCGACTGAAACAGTCCAAAAGATTCTACCTCCAGAGACCATAAAGGCGCTGCTAAATGTCTCTGCTCCAAATACGTATTTGATGCTAGAAAGAACATATGAAGCAATTCAGGCAGCAATCGAGTCAAAATCGGAAATAGTTGAACCAGAACACGTTTTCAAAGAGGAAAAAGAAATTGAAATCCCGACGAAACTCGAATATCAAATATTAAAAGAGCTAAGTAAAGGAAGACTCACACCAAAGGACATTGCAGAACGAATTGATAGGCCTCTACCATCCATAGTTCGCGCCCTCAAAGAAATGATGAACAAGAATTGGGTCGTAAGAGTAGGCGCAGGCAAAAGAGCTTATTATTCCTTAACCAATCGAGGAGAAACCGCGACAAGAAGACACGTCCATAATTAA
- a CDS encoding MBL fold metallo-hydrolase — protein MVKGLRFTVIVEDTLSKKLKSFESLRVEHGLSFYLKLTSGEGKDHCIIVDTGPPSSIVVQNAEVLHVDLGRTDTIVLTHGHYDHIGGLLSLLRHINKRIPIIAHPRIFEPKLAYKPFLTSVGAPFSKHDVEAVGGLLILSRNPIAISEDVFSTGEIERVTGYEDVKGFWTVSRERFIEDMMIDEQALVIKVDGKGLVIISGCSHSGIINAIHYAKKMMKVEKIYAVVGGLHLSNASEERIKKTMEDLKKIDPEILYLGHCTGKKAVETLRESFGDRCETLFTGLSVNL, from the coding sequence ATGGTAAAAGGCTTGAGATTTACGGTTATTGTTGAGGATACCCTTAGTAAGAAGTTAAAGAGCTTTGAAAGTCTCAGGGTTGAGCATGGTTTATCGTTTTATTTAAAATTAACAAGCGGGGAAGGTAAAGATCATTGCATTATTGTGGACACTGGTCCTCCTTCAAGTATAGTTGTTCAGAATGCTGAGGTTCTGCATGTAGATCTTGGGAGGACGGATACTATAGTGTTGACACATGGCCATTATGATCACATAGGCGGGTTGCTATCTTTATTAAGACACATTAATAAAAGGATCCCAATTATTGCGCATCCCAGAATCTTTGAGCCCAAATTGGCGTATAAACCTTTCTTGACGAGTGTCGGCGCCCCATTCTCGAAGCATGATGTAGAAGCAGTTGGCGGCCTGCTTATCCTTTCACGTAACCCTATAGCCATATCGGAGGATGTTTTTTCAACAGGTGAGATTGAGAGGGTAACCGGTTATGAGGATGTGAAGGGATTTTGGACTGTAAGCCGTGAGAGGTTCATCGAAGACATGATGATCGACGAGCAGGCGTTAGTGATCAAAGTGGATGGGAAGGGGCTTGTAATCATTTCGGGATGCAGCCATTCAGGGATCATTAACGCGATACACTATGCAAAAAAGATGATGAAGGTGGAGAAGATCTATGCTGTAGTCGGCGGCCTACACCTCTCCAATGCAAGTGAAGAAAGAATAAAAAAGACTATGGAAGATCTTAAGAAAATTGACCCAGAAATCCTTTATTTAGGCCACTGTACAGGTAAAAAGGCTGTTGAGACCTTGCGGGAAAGTTTCGGAGATAGATGTGAAACGCTTTTTACAGGCCTTTCAGTCAACCTCTAG
- a CDS encoding molybdopterin-guanine dinucleotide biosynthesis protein MobB: MNLGRIPVVAVIGRKNSGKTLVIEALTSSFVSRGIKVACAKHVNEKGFSMDAEGKDTWRYTVAGAQLAAAASDVEVAVRIRKPLDSSVIEALRRYSAEEGASVLLLEGFSSFVIGDVKIGKIICVKGKEDYIEFKEKAKGEIIAFCSLYDVDVNVMNLKKDLAAILQKTHWFVEKMTKVYQCLDILPRLDCGKCGRTSCEDLAVDIIEGRATAEECIHLRLRPALKVKIKVNGEDVPLQPFVSEFVRRTVLGMLSALKGITVRGDEDVIIEILKRQPRG, translated from the coding sequence TTGAATCTTGGGAGAATCCCTGTTGTTGCGGTAATAGGTCGCAAGAACTCCGGGAAGACTTTGGTGATTGAGGCATTGACGTCCAGTTTCGTCTCCAGAGGCATCAAGGTTGCCTGTGCAAAGCATGTGAACGAGAAGGGTTTCTCAATGGACGCTGAAGGAAAGGACACTTGGAGATATACGGTGGCAGGCGCTCAACTGGCGGCAGCCGCCTCAGACGTTGAGGTAGCCGTCAGAATTAGAAAACCTTTGGATTCTTCAGTTATTGAGGCCTTGCGTAGATACTCTGCAGAAGAAGGAGCTTCGGTACTCTTGCTTGAGGGTTTTTCATCGTTTGTTATTGGCGATGTGAAGATTGGGAAGATTATCTGTGTTAAGGGCAAAGAAGATTACATCGAATTTAAAGAGAAGGCTAAAGGCGAGATAATCGCATTCTGCTCATTATATGACGTGGATGTAAACGTTATGAATTTAAAAAAGGATTTGGCCGCTATTCTCCAAAAAACGCATTGGTTTGTTGAGAAAATGACGAAGGTTTACCAGTGTCTAGATATACTTCCAAGACTGGATTGTGGCAAATGCGGCAGAACATCTTGCGAGGATCTAGCAGTCGACATAATCGAAGGAAGGGCAACAGCTGAAGAATGCATACACCTCAGACTCAGACCAGCCTTGAAGGTCAAAATAAAAGTGAATGGAGAGGATGTTCCACTTCAGCCATTTGTTTCAGAGTTTGTCAGGAGAACAGTGCTAGGAATGTTATCCGCCTTGAAAGGGATTACCGTCAGAGGAGACGAAGATGTGATTATCGAGATCTTGAAGCGACAACCTAGAGGTTGA
- a CDS encoding TIGR00266 family protein, protein MANCPNCGIKVDEEAKFCPKCGAKLYAAEGAHKPIEYEIKYRPSYSLLEVHLPPGGSITAEAGSMTYMSSNIEVKTRTRLAESGVWGTIKVSLLGGETLFINDYIARGGEGKVGFVSAPLGDITCLKVSPERGYIVQSSAYIASTPGVTLDTQWQGFTKGLFGQNLFMIKTLGQGLLFINTFGAIDMHELRAGESIVVDNFHLAALSTTCQYKVRMFGGLKSTILGGEGLVTEVTGPGEVYIQTKNPQEFVHWLWRYIAPLVRAEASRGGRSGVSLRLG, encoded by the coding sequence TTGGCAAATTGTCCAAATTGCGGGATCAAAGTCGACGAAGAGGCGAAGTTCTGCCCAAAATGTGGAGCTAAGCTCTATGCGGCTGAAGGCGCGCATAAACCGATAGAGTACGAGATAAAGTATAGACCGTCATATTCACTGTTGGAGGTGCATCTTCCACCTGGAGGCTCTATTACAGCTGAAGCAGGCTCCATGACCTATATGAGCAGCAACATTGAGGTTAAGACGAGAACTAGGTTAGCCGAGTCTGGGGTCTGGGGCACGATAAAAGTGTCGCTGCTCGGAGGCGAAACCCTCTTCATAAATGATTATATAGCACGCGGCGGAGAGGGTAAAGTTGGCTTTGTCTCTGCACCGCTTGGAGACATCACATGTCTCAAGGTGAGCCCGGAAAGGGGCTATATCGTCCAGAGTTCAGCTTATATCGCTTCGACACCGGGCGTTACGCTTGACACACAGTGGCAAGGTTTCACAAAGGGGCTTTTCGGACAAAACCTCTTCATGATCAAAACATTGGGCCAGGGTTTATTGTTTATTAACACGTTTGGAGCGATAGACATGCATGAACTTAGGGCTGGAGAGAGCATAGTTGTCGATAACTTCCATTTAGCCGCATTAAGCACAACCTGCCAATATAAGGTTAGAATGTTTGGCGGCCTAAAATCTACGATTCTGGGAGGAGAAGGGCTGGTAACAGAGGTCACAGGTCCAGGCGAAGTTTACATTCAAACTAAGAACCCGCAGGAATTTGTTCATTGGCTCTGGAGATATATTGCTCCACTCGTCCGCGCGGAGGCAAGTAGAGGAGGAAGATCGGGAGTCTCTCTTAGGCTTGGGTAA
- a CDS encoding nitroreductase family protein has protein sequence MDFFDVVKRRRSIRAFTEKIPPEEDVMKLIEAARCAPSAGNIQPWEFIVVRRPEIKRRLCEAALGQSFVEEAPVVIVVCANVDWSRRGYGIRGAELYCLQDTAAATQNILLAAEASGLGACWVGAFNEDKVREVLKVPHGLRPVALIPIGYPAETPRPPYKRPLEEIVHYETF, from the coding sequence ATGGATTTTTTCGATGTAGTAAAGCGGAGGCGGAGCATCCGCGCCTTCACAGAAAAAATACCGCCTGAGGAGGACGTAATGAAATTGATTGAGGCTGCAAGATGCGCGCCTTCCGCGGGGAACATACAGCCATGGGAGTTCATAGTGGTCAGAAGGCCTGAGATAAAGAGAAGATTATGTGAAGCTGCTTTGGGACAGTCTTTCGTAGAGGAGGCTCCAGTAGTGATTGTTGTATGCGCAAATGTTGACTGGTCAAGGCGCGGCTATGGCATCCGTGGAGCTGAGCTTTACTGCTTGCAGGATACGGCGGCCGCGACACAAAATATACTTTTAGCGGCCGAGGCGTCTGGGCTTGGAGCATGCTGGGTTGGAGCTTTCAATGAGGATAAGGTAAGGGAGGTTTTGAAGGTTCCTCATGGCTTGAGGCCAGTCGCTCTGATCCCAATAGGATATCCTGCTGAAACTCCCCGGCCGCCATATAAGCGTCCACTCGAAGAGATAGTGCATTATGAGACGTTTTAA
- a CDS encoding asparagine synthase-related protein, translated as MNDELKKHIREAVRSIDADNLGVAFSGGVDSSLLAKVCKDEGKAVTALTVGFINDRDIRIAEETANAMRLKIVNEVVSLEDLEEGLMDTLRVVETERISCIENSVCFYFVFRLASRHGIRVVASANGLDELFCGYNIYKESFGDELSVKRLMENLVKTAYEDMREIEKVSNLFGVKYVCPFLFEDFVKFAKELPIKSKILGKDDGIRKHMLRQVALEMGVPEFAAFRVKKAFQYSSGLDKAVRTLAKIRGFTKEVGKAMGFASGLEAYIKTLKSKNLVL; from the coding sequence ATGAATGATGAATTAAAGAAGCATATTAGAGAAGCGGTCAGATCTATTGATGCTGACAATCTGGGCGTCGCATTCTCCGGTGGGGTTGATAGCTCCCTACTCGCAAAGGTCTGCAAGGATGAGGGAAAGGCGGTGACCGCGCTAACCGTGGGCTTCATAAATGATCGTGACATCAGAATAGCCGAGGAGACAGCGAATGCAATGCGTCTCAAGATAGTTAACGAAGTAGTTTCTCTGGAAGACCTTGAAGAGGGTTTGATGGATACTCTACGTGTTGTCGAGACCGAGAGGATCTCATGCATTGAGAACAGCGTCTGCTTCTATTTCGTCTTCAGACTTGCCTCAAGGCATGGAATAAGAGTCGTCGCCTCTGCGAATGGGTTAGATGAGCTTTTCTGCGGATACAATATCTATAAAGAAAGTTTTGGAGATGAGCTCAGCGTTAAGCGTCTAATGGAGAATCTCGTGAAAACGGCATACGAAGACATGCGAGAAATCGAGAAGGTCTCAAATCTCTTCGGAGTCAAATATGTCTGCCCGTTTCTTTTCGAGGACTTTGTCAAGTTTGCGAAGGAGTTGCCTATAAAGAGCAAGATCCTAGGTAAGGATGATGGTATAAGGAAGCATATGTTAAGGCAGGTGGCGCTTGAGATGGGGGTTCCTGAATTCGCAGCCTTTAGGGTTAAGAAAGCGTTTCAGTATAGTTCAGGGCTAGACAAGGCTGTTCGGACGCTGGCAAAGATAAGGGGATTTACAAAGGAGGTTGGCAAAGCAATGGGATTTGCAAGCGGTCTAGAAGCCTACATCAAAACTTTAAAGTCAAAAAACTTAGTGCTATGA
- a CDS encoding DNA-directed DNA polymerase I, translating to MVLGRLDEYLEFPEKEREKDKVKSSFSDSGEKINQKNLSQGKGDVLAGDECPKNLAPSYLVSVTYDGEKKAACLKLYEPNSKQIYLWYDNTGHQPYCFTNVSPEELQKMDRLISHPGFDRLETVEKYDALLDRRVTVTKIVAKDPLAIGGRASGCIRDIVPEEYVKIFGDSKQPKVWEAAIKYYQCYIFDLDLSPGMIYRIEDGNLVPVLYEEAEKTVDEILRNNFNDEPKDLFPYLRSWVRLLEYPAPEMRRIAIDIEVFSPVATRVPDADVADYPVICASTVSSDDERRVFLLKREDKKIDDYQLGILHDVSVEFYDTEKDLLSAIFKVLAEYPFVITFNGDDFDLKYLYHRAQKLGFKRSEVPIEPGREVYLLRRGVHIDLYKFFFNRSIQVYAFGQKYRNVTLDEISKAILGKRKIEISRPVADLSYKELAEYCFNDALITYELTSYNDDLVMKLILILTRISRMPMEDVSRQGVSRWIRSFMQYEHRRKCMLIPNQEDIIAVKGTTATKAIIKGKKYMGAIVVQPVAGVHFNVRVMDFQSLYPSIIKVYNLGYQSIRCGHEECRENKVPGTPHWICRRQRALESALIGSLRDLRVKWYKPKAKDPSLPKSQRNWYDVTQSALKVILNASYGVFGAETFDLYCPPVAEATAAIGRDVITQTIEKARELGIQVIYGDTDSIFLKNPTQEQIKALSEWCEKSLGMEIDVDKSYRYAVLSSRKKNYLGVLLDGTVDVKGLTGKKRHIPVLIKRFFDEMEERLSQVKTPGDFEEAKNDIEKIIRDCYNTIKRREWNSIDELAFEVVLGKLPRYYTKTTPQHVKAARLLRDRGVELKAGDIIRFVKVTKEPYVKPVELATDREIDVDKYVAYLQSTFDQVLDALGLEFEKIIGLTRLEQFI from the coding sequence ATGGTACTAGGGCGTCTTGACGAATATTTAGAGTTTCCCGAAAAAGAACGTGAAAAGGACAAGGTGAAATCATCATTTTCGGATTCAGGAGAGAAGATTAATCAAAAAAACCTGTCACAAGGAAAGGGGGACGTACTGGCTGGAGATGAGTGTCCAAAGAACCTTGCCCCCTCATACCTTGTATCCGTAACATATGATGGGGAGAAAAAGGCTGCATGTCTTAAGCTGTATGAACCGAACTCTAAGCAGATTTATCTCTGGTACGACAATACTGGGCATCAGCCATACTGTTTTACGAATGTATCTCCTGAAGAGCTGCAAAAGATGGATCGGCTGATCAGCCATCCGGGATTCGACCGCCTTGAGACTGTTGAAAAATATGATGCTCTTTTAGATAGAAGGGTAACAGTGACCAAGATTGTTGCTAAAGATCCCTTGGCCATCGGTGGCCGCGCCTCAGGATGCATCAGGGACATAGTGCCAGAGGAATATGTGAAGATATTTGGGGATTCGAAGCAGCCGAAAGTTTGGGAGGCAGCGATAAAATACTATCAATGTTACATATTTGATTTAGATCTTTCTCCAGGCATGATATATAGGATTGAGGATGGAAACCTGGTTCCAGTCCTATATGAGGAAGCGGAAAAGACTGTGGATGAGATTCTCAGGAACAATTTCAATGATGAACCGAAAGATCTCTTTCCCTATCTAAGGTCTTGGGTTAGGCTTCTGGAATATCCGGCGCCAGAGATGAGACGTATCGCCATCGATATTGAGGTCTTCTCACCCGTGGCTACACGTGTACCAGATGCCGACGTTGCAGATTACCCAGTAATCTGCGCTTCTACTGTCAGCTCAGACGATGAGAGAAGGGTTTTTCTTCTTAAGCGTGAAGACAAGAAAATTGATGATTATCAGCTCGGCATACTCCACGATGTAAGTGTTGAATTTTACGATACAGAAAAGGATCTGCTGTCTGCCATCTTTAAAGTTCTTGCGGAATATCCCTTCGTCATAACCTTTAACGGAGATGATTTCGACCTAAAATACCTTTACCATAGAGCCCAGAAGTTAGGTTTTAAGCGAAGCGAGGTTCCCATAGAGCCTGGGAGGGAGGTATATCTACTTCGCCGAGGGGTTCACATCGACCTTTACAAGTTCTTCTTCAACAGGTCGATTCAGGTTTACGCGTTCGGGCAGAAGTACCGTAACGTCACACTTGACGAAATCTCTAAAGCAATACTGGGAAAAAGAAAGATCGAGATATCAAGACCCGTGGCTGATCTAAGCTATAAGGAGCTTGCGGAATACTGCTTCAATGATGCACTGATAACGTATGAGCTGACCTCCTATAATGACGACCTCGTCATGAAGTTGATTCTCATATTGACTAGGATAAGCAGAATGCCTATGGAGGATGTGAGCCGCCAAGGTGTCTCAAGGTGGATAAGGAGTTTCATGCAGTATGAGCATCGAAGGAAATGTATGCTGATTCCAAATCAGGAGGACATAATAGCGGTTAAAGGGACAACTGCAACGAAGGCAATCATTAAGGGAAAGAAGTACATGGGAGCCATCGTTGTTCAACCAGTAGCGGGAGTGCACTTTAACGTTAGAGTTATGGACTTTCAGAGCCTATATCCATCCATAATCAAAGTTTACAATCTTGGCTATCAGTCAATCCGTTGTGGGCATGAAGAATGCAGAGAGAATAAGGTGCCTGGGACTCCACATTGGATATGTAGAAGGCAGAGAGCGTTGGAGAGCGCCCTTATAGGATCACTTCGTGACTTGAGAGTAAAATGGTATAAGCCAAAAGCTAAAGATCCATCGCTTCCAAAGTCGCAGAGAAACTGGTACGACGTGACTCAAAGCGCATTAAAGGTTATTCTTAACGCTTCTTACGGCGTCTTCGGGGCTGAAACATTCGATCTATATTGCCCACCTGTTGCGGAGGCTACGGCGGCTATTGGTAGGGACGTGATAACCCAGACGATAGAGAAGGCCCGAGAGCTTGGGATACAAGTGATATACGGCGACACAGACAGCATATTTCTGAAGAATCCTACGCAGGAGCAGATTAAGGCGCTGTCTGAATGGTGTGAAAAATCACTCGGGATGGAGATCGACGTGGACAAATCTTACAGGTACGCTGTTTTGAGCTCGCGGAAAAAGAATTATTTAGGCGTCCTCTTAGACGGAACAGTAGATGTTAAGGGTTTAACTGGCAAGAAACGCCATATACCAGTTTTGATTAAGAGGTTTTTCGACGAGATGGAGGAGAGGCTCAGCCAGGTTAAGACACCTGGGGATTTTGAGGAAGCGAAGAACGATATTGAAAAGATTATCAGAGACTGCTATAACACGATTAAACGCCGAGAATGGAACAGCATTGACGAGTTGGCGTTTGAGGTTGTGCTTGGAAAGTTGCCCAGATACTATACAAAGACCACGCCGCAGCACGTTAAAGCTGCTAGACTTTTAAGGGATAGGGGAGTCGAACTCAAGGCAGGCGATATAATAAGATTTGTGAAAGTGACCAAAGAGCCTTATGTAAAGCCCGTGGAGCTCGCAACCGACAGGGAGATCGACGTAGACAAGTACGTCGCTTACCTGCAGTCAACATTCGATCAAGTCCTCGATGCACTAGGCTTGGAATTTGAAAAGATAATCGGATTAACAAGGCTGGAGCAGTTTATATAA
- a CDS encoding VTT domain-containing protein, producing MDQIDQWLREVAIQYGYVGIFAVSFIGASSVIIPIPYTLIVFFMGKILDPLLVALSAGTGSALGELFGYLLGFFGRAAVSEERKKKMEYMVKIFDRYGATMIIFLFALLPLPDDLLFIPLGIMRYNFFRAFLPAFAGKILMCLILAYGGRLSISAIEVLLGGEGGIFTMLATAILLIIIVCAMLKIDWEKLFPLKGEKEG from the coding sequence ATGGATCAGATAGATCAATGGTTAAGGGAAGTGGCCATTCAGTATGGATATGTCGGCATATTCGCCGTCTCATTTATAGGCGCCTCATCCGTCATCATCCCCATCCCATACACTCTCATCGTCTTCTTCATGGGTAAAATTCTTGATCCCCTTCTTGTCGCATTGTCAGCTGGAACAGGTTCTGCTCTGGGAGAGTTATTCGGCTATCTTCTCGGATTTTTTGGAAGAGCCGCCGTAAGCGAGGAAAGAAAGAAGAAGATGGAATATATGGTGAAAATTTTTGATAGGTACGGCGCGACTATGATCATCTTTCTTTTTGCTTTGCTTCCCCTCCCAGATGATCTCCTATTTATACCTCTTGGAATAATGCGCTACAACTTTTTCAGAGCTTTCTTACCCGCATTCGCCGGTAAGATTCTGATGTGCCTTATTCTCGCCTATGGAGGTCGCCTATCAATCAGCGCTATTGAGGTTCTACTAGGAGGTGAGGGAGGCATATTCACGATGCTGGCTACGGCGATCTTACTTATAATCATCGTTTGCGCCATGCTTAAAATAGATTGGGAAAAATTGTTTCCGTTAAAAGGAGAAAAAGAGGGGTGA
- a CDS encoding endonuclease Q family protein: MVMRVIADLHIHGKYSRATSEKMDIEEIERFAPLKGLNLVGTGDFTHPEWLRHLKDVLVEVPGTSLYQPLKAKSDLRFMITGEVSTVFTYGKEVKKIHHVIFTPSFETAEQIIDRLANYGNLKADGRPTLDMSAPQLVEEIMEISRDNVVIPAHAWTPWFSIFGAFAGFNSVEDCYQDMTRHIFAIETGLSSDPPMNWRLSRLDHFALVSNSDSHSSWPWRIGREANVFELEKFTYQNVIRAIKEKDPSYFRFTIETYPDYGKYHWTGHRNCGVSLPPQEAIMCGGLCPVCHRRLTKGVEERVEELADRPDGYKPPNTPGYKYLLPLSEIISTVIGVNYPGVQKVWEIYNVLVSRFGDEYTVLLETPIQAIAEASNLRIAEAISRVRDGRVKIIPGYDGVYGQIVIFPEDEKANAEHREKGVSKQKSLSDFV, from the coding sequence ATGGTTATGCGAGTAATTGCGGATCTTCACATTCACGGTAAGTACAGCCGCGCTACAAGTGAGAAGATGGATATAGAGGAGATCGAAAGGTTCGCGCCACTGAAGGGATTAAATCTTGTCGGGACGGGAGACTTCACCCATCCAGAATGGCTTAGGCACCTTAAGGATGTACTTGTTGAAGTACCTGGGACAAGCCTATATCAGCCGTTAAAGGCTAAATCTGATCTAAGGTTTATGATCACTGGAGAAGTGTCCACAGTATTCACGTATGGTAAAGAAGTAAAGAAGATCCATCATGTAATCTTCACGCCAAGTTTTGAGACGGCTGAGCAGATTATCGATAGGCTTGCCAACTATGGAAACCTCAAAGCCGATGGAAGACCTACACTAGACATGTCTGCTCCACAACTCGTCGAAGAAATTATGGAAATATCGAGAGATAACGTGGTTATCCCGGCACATGCATGGACACCTTGGTTCAGCATTTTCGGCGCCTTCGCAGGCTTCAATAGTGTTGAAGACTGCTACCAGGATATGACACGTCACATCTTCGCCATCGAAACCGGCCTTTCCTCCGATCCGCCAATGAACTGGCGTCTAAGTAGATTAGACCATTTTGCTCTCGTCTCAAATAGCGATTCACATTCAAGCTGGCCTTGGCGAATTGGACGTGAAGCCAACGTCTTTGAGTTGGAGAAGTTTACCTACCAGAATGTCATAAGGGCCATTAAAGAAAAAGATCCATCATATTTCAGATTTACAATCGAAACCTACCCAGATTATGGAAAGTACCATTGGACAGGACATAGAAACTGCGGCGTGTCTCTGCCTCCACAGGAGGCAATTATGTGTGGAGGATTATGCCCAGTCTGTCACAGGCGACTCACAAAAGGGGTTGAGGAGAGAGTTGAGGAGTTAGCGGATAGACCTGATGGATATAAGCCACCTAATACCCCGGGATATAAATACCTATTACCACTTTCTGAGATAATCTCCACCGTCATCGGCGTCAACTATCCTGGCGTCCAAAAAGTTTGGGAGATTTATAACGTTCTCGTCTCAAGGTTTGGAGACGAGTACACAGTTCTGTTGGAGACACCGATTCAAGCCATTGCTGAAGCCTCAAACTTAAGGATAGCCGAAGCCATATCTCGGGTGAGGGATGGGAGGGTGAAAATAATCCCAGGGTATGACGGAGTTTATGGTCAAATAGTAATCTTTCCTGAAGATGAGAAAGCCAATGCGGAACACAGGGAAAAAGGGGTGAGTAAGCAGAAGTCCCTATCAGATTTTGTCTGA
- a CDS encoding GAF domain-containing protein, which yields MGPPACAQIPLTGVCGRAVKTKKPIIVPDVDRFPGHIACDPRSRSEIAIPLLNERGEVVAVLDVDSDKVESFDEVDLKWLEMIIGEVFSSGDLDRIIDCRAKDV from the coding sequence ATGGGACCGCCTGCATGTGCTCAGATACCGCTCACAGGCGTTTGTGGCAGAGCGGTAAAAACGAAGAAGCCGATCATCGTCCCAGACGTGGACCGTTTTCCAGGTCACATCGCATGTGATCCTAGATCGAGATCCGAAATTGCAATACCATTGCTTAATGAGAGAGGTGAGGTAGTGGCAGTTTTGGATGTTGACAGTGATAAAGTCGAAAGCTTCGATGAAGTTGACTTAAAATGGCTTGAAATGATAATTGGGGAAGTTTTTTCTTCAGGAGATTTAGATCGAATAATAGATTGTAGAGCGAAAGACGTTTAA
- a CDS encoding PAC2 family protein, with protein sequence MRDTYIRRRFDPPLERPSLIIGLPGPGNIGRIAVKLLIEKLEAKIFAELYSPTFPDHVLISRRGVCRLPRYEFYIAKDRSDIVILTGDGEPSVEDVTAHYELGNDVIDFAARLRSRRIIVVDGLQALQPTGDILVASTSKKMYAELTGMGAAQFRSGSIVGVQGLILGLAKMRRMEGTGILISTEGLKSDRIGAFRAYEFLVRMLEKERA encoded by the coding sequence TTGAGGGACACTTATATCCGGCGGAGATTTGACCCCCCATTAGAGAGGCCGTCCCTTATCATCGGGCTTCCTGGACCGGGAAATATTGGAAGGATTGCAGTAAAGTTGCTAATTGAAAAATTAGAGGCGAAGATATTTGCTGAACTATATTCGCCTACATTTCCAGACCATGTGCTTATCAGTAGGAGAGGCGTATGCCGTCTCCCAAGGTACGAATTTTACATCGCGAAAGATCGAAGTGACATTGTCATTTTAACCGGGGATGGTGAACCGTCGGTTGAGGATGTCACAGCACATTATGAACTCGGCAATGATGTGATAGATTTTGCCGCGCGTTTAAGAAGTAGAAGAATCATCGTTGTCGACGGGCTGCAGGCTCTTCAACCTACTGGAGATATACTTGTAGCATCGACATCTAAGAAAATGTATGCTGAGTTAACAGGTATGGGTGCTGCTCAGTTCAGGAGTGGAAGTATAGTTGGGGTTCAGGGGCTGATATTAGGCCTTGCTAAGATGAGGAGAATGGAGGGAACGGGTATTCTAATTTCTACGGAGGGTTTGAAATCAGATCGAATAGGTGCATTCAGAGCTTACGAGTTTCTTGTAAGGATGCTCGAGAAGGAAAGGGCATGA